A genomic region of Bernardetia sp. ABR2-2B contains the following coding sequences:
- a CDS encoding two-component regulator propeller domain-containing protein, with product MNSNKENIIITKNYQKDILPYQFAKLFSMSFYALALIISCLVGQSIFSVSYAQGNMSFEHITIDEGLSQNTPNVFFQDSRGLLWIGTQDGLNMYDGIKFHHYKRAVDNINSISDNLILCITEDREGNMWIGTEGGLNVFDFAKQHFIRYRNNPIDETSIISNTVRSIICDKNGEIWAGTDEGLVHFIKDANTFETFRTKDIDECIVRCFFEDKEGNLWIGTNAGLALFDRKTKQFEERGFKRDAINCITMDNEGNIWAGGAGGLFKRTFLTSNHIDVVQNRYLNINSVFLDDKGILWLMTDDGLQYLRPWWKSPRLRVIRSRNTDPSSLSSNDILTMFEDQAGIIWIGTNGYGINKFDRNRIKFDTYTASRTGLSDNTVRSVLEDQHGILWIGTVQGLNKYREDLENASTVGTVAGKGIYALYEDNQSQVWVGTIEDGIYVFDNRNPSLGAVLKKRFTTRTSKGLLSNSIRVIYQDEAGTIWVGTDKGGLSRYDEKTNSFKSFAHDPNVPSSLSNDRVRGIYEDSEGTLWISTYGGGLNKFDAKNEVFSAYKSNVNDKYSISTNRVYPVYEDDENNFWVLTYGGGLNTLDRKSSKFTHFTEEDGLPNNVLYGVLEDSKKNLWFSTNRGISKFNPQDTTFTNFGVEDGLQANEFNSGAYAKGRGGMMYFGGINGLNYFHPDSIKGNSYIAPVLFTNFQVNNKEVEIGDSSLIQNHISLVDKIQLTYKQSSFSFSFASLHYSLPERNKYQYKLEGFDSDWIESDRGEAQYTNLDAGEYTFLVKGSNSDGVWNEDPISVEISITAAWYNTLEAKIGFALIALLILFLIYRWRIWRVEQKKKQLEDKIVLRTTELIKEKEKVEEQNTIIESTNKKITDSIRYAQRIQDAIIPSEEEMVEAFTEHFVLFQPRDIVSGDFYWGWKKNGISQFAVVDCTGHGVPGAIMSVVGFAMLEQTTKVKRIDEPSKILTEMNEGIVDWLKQNEGNVLHETGKMWKSRDGMDMSMISLDKENYKVTFSGAKNSLFYTKDGKIEEIKGDRFSIGGTLKNKQKAFTDKHISLQKNDMIYLTTDGFLDQFGGGENKKFSKKRFIELLSKIQHLPLAEQEKKLQGSFTHWQGLQRQIDDMLVVGIRM from the coding sequence TTGAACTCTAATAAAGAAAATATAATCATAACCAAAAACTATCAAAAAGATATTTTGCCGTATCAGTTTGCAAAACTTTTTTCTATGTCTTTTTATGCACTAGCTTTAATTATAAGCTGTTTGGTTGGGCAGAGTATATTTTCTGTTTCTTATGCACAAGGAAACATGTCTTTCGAACATATTACTATCGATGAAGGACTTTCTCAAAATACTCCTAATGTTTTCTTTCAAGATTCTCGTGGCTTACTTTGGATAGGTACACAAGATGGACTAAATATGTATGATGGAATCAAGTTTCATCATTACAAACGTGCTGTTGATAATATAAATTCTATTTCAGATAATCTTATTCTGTGTATTACAGAAGATAGAGAAGGAAATATGTGGATAGGAACAGAGGGAGGGTTGAATGTTTTTGACTTTGCAAAGCAACATTTTATCAGATACAGAAACAATCCTATTGACGAAACAAGTATTATCAGCAATACAGTTCGTTCTATTATCTGTGATAAAAATGGTGAGATTTGGGCAGGAACAGACGAAGGTTTAGTTCATTTTATCAAAGATGCCAATACATTTGAGACATTCAGAACAAAAGATATTGATGAGTGTATTGTTCGCTGTTTCTTTGAAGACAAAGAAGGAAACTTATGGATAGGCACAAATGCAGGATTGGCTCTTTTTGATAGAAAAACAAAGCAGTTTGAAGAGAGAGGCTTTAAGCGTGATGCTATCAATTGTATAACTATGGATAATGAGGGCAATATTTGGGCAGGTGGAGCAGGTGGGCTTTTCAAAAGAACTTTTTTAACATCGAATCATATAGATGTTGTCCAGAATAGGTATTTGAATATAAATAGTGTTTTTCTTGATGACAAAGGGATTCTTTGGCTCATGACAGACGATGGTTTGCAGTATTTGAGACCATGGTGGAAGTCGCCTCGTTTACGTGTTATTCGTTCTCGTAATACAGATCCATCTAGCCTTTCTTCGAATGATATTCTGACGATGTTTGAAGACCAAGCTGGTATTATTTGGATTGGTACAAATGGCTATGGTATCAATAAATTTGATAGAAATAGAATAAAATTTGACACCTATACAGCTTCTCGTACAGGTTTGAGTGATAATACTGTACGTAGTGTTTTGGAAGACCAACACGGAATACTTTGGATAGGAACAGTACAGGGACTGAATAAATATAGAGAAGATCTAGAAAATGCTTCTACTGTCGGAACAGTGGCAGGAAAAGGAATTTATGCTTTATATGAAGACAATCAAAGTCAAGTTTGGGTAGGTACAATAGAGGATGGAATTTATGTCTTTGATAATAGAAACCCTTCTCTCGGTGCAGTTCTGAAAAAGCGTTTTACAACAAGAACTTCAAAAGGACTTTTGAGTAATTCTATACGTGTAATTTATCAAGATGAAGCAGGTACAATATGGGTAGGCACAGATAAAGGAGGTTTGTCAAGGTATGATGAAAAAACAAATTCTTTTAAGTCTTTTGCACATGACCCTAATGTTCCTAGTTCTTTATCAAACGATAGAGTAAGAGGTATTTATGAAGACTCTGAAGGAACACTATGGATAAGTACATATGGTGGAGGACTTAATAAGTTTGATGCAAAAAATGAAGTTTTTTCTGCTTATAAAAGCAATGTAAACGATAAATACAGTATTAGTACAAACCGAGTATATCCTGTTTATGAAGATGATGAGAATAACTTTTGGGTCTTGACGTACGGTGGAGGTTTAAACACATTAGATAGAAAAAGCAGTAAATTTACCCACTTTACCGAAGAAGATGGACTTCCTAATAATGTGTTATATGGAGTGTTAGAAGATTCTAAAAAGAATTTGTGGTTTAGCACCAATAGAGGGATTAGTAAATTTAATCCTCAAGATACAACTTTTACCAATTTTGGTGTAGAAGATGGTTTACAAGCCAATGAATTCAATTCGGGTGCTTATGCAAAAGGAAGAGGTGGAATGATGTATTTTGGAGGAATAAATGGTCTTAATTATTTTCATCCTGATAGTATAAAAGGTAATAGCTATATTGCTCCTGTTTTATTTACCAATTTTCAAGTCAATAATAAAGAGGTAGAAATAGGAGATAGTAGTCTTATTCAGAATCATATTTCCCTTGTTGATAAAATACAACTTACTTATAAGCAAAGTTCATTTTCCTTTTCTTTTGCTTCACTACATTATTCACTTCCAGAGCGAAATAAGTATCAATATAAATTAGAGGGATTTGATTCAGACTGGATAGAGTCTGACAGAGGAGAAGCTCAATACACTAACTTAGATGCAGGAGAATATACTTTTTTAGTTAAAGGTTCTAATTCGGATGGTGTGTGGAATGAAGATCCTATTTCAGTCGAAATTAGTATTACAGCAGCTTGGTACAATACACTTGAAGCAAAAATAGGATTTGCTCTCATAGCTTTATTAATTCTTTTTCTTATTTATAGATGGAGAATATGGCGAGTAGAGCAGAAGAAAAAGCAATTAGAAGATAAAATAGTATTGCGTACAACAGAACTTATTAAAGAAAAAGAAAAAGTAGAGGAACAGAACACAATTATAGAATCTACAAATAAGAAAATTACAGACTCTATTCGTTATGCACAGCGTATTCAAGATGCCATTATCCCCTCAGAGGAAGAAATGGTAGAAGCATTTACGGAGCATTTTGTATTGTTTCAGCCTCGTGATATTGTAAGTGGAGATTTTTATTGGGGATGGAAAAAAAATGGAATAAGTCAGTTTGCAGTAGTAGATTGTACTGGACACGGTGTTCCTGGGGCAATTATGTCCGTAGTGGGTTTTGCTATGCTTGAGCAGACGACTAAAGTAAAGCGAATAGATGAACCCTCTAAAATTCTTACTGAAATGAATGAGGGAATTGTAGATTGGCTCAAACAAAACGAAGGAAACGTACTCCACGAGACAGGTAAAATGTGGAAAAGTCGTGATGGAATGGATATGTCTATGATTTCCTTAGATAAAGAAAACTACAAAGTAACATTCTCTGGAGCAAAAAATTCATTGTTTTATACCAAAGATGGAAAAATTGAGGAAATAAAAGGAGATAGGTTTTCTATTGGAGGTACGTTAAAAAACAAACAAAAGGCATTTACTGATAAACATATTAGCCTTCAAAAAAATGATATGATTTATTTAACAACAGATGGATTTTTAGACCAGTTTGGTGGTGGGGAGAACAAAAAATTTTCTAAGAAACGATTTATAGAATTATTAAGTAAAATACAACATCTTCCTCTAGCAGAGCAAGAAAAGAAACTACAAGGTAGCTTTACACATTGGCAAGGATTACAACGCCAAATTGATGACATGCTTGTAGTGGGAATACGGATGTAA
- a CDS encoding FkbM family methyltransferase, whose translation MKQKLVRSLKAFINKLGYHIDKIDRNSLTMAGGLERSAKHTSPKSFIDVGASDGRWTELAMQFFPKSHYLLVEAQEGHRKDLEYFQSKKQNISICMAAAGDAEGEIYFDASDLHAGLASKEKLDDCITVPVTTIDLQVEKNKLQPPFCVKLDTHGFEIPILEGATKTLEQADLLIIEVYNFQIVQNDEDASQNSLRFYELCQYLDKKGFYCADLVDIMRRKKDDMLWQMDMFFYRKENKVFESNSYD comes from the coding sequence TTGAAACAGAAATTAGTACGCTCTCTAAAAGCTTTTATCAATAAATTGGGCTACCACATAGATAAAATAGACCGAAACTCCCTTACAATGGCTGGTGGGTTAGAACGCAGTGCAAAACATACTTCCCCAAAAAGCTTTATCGATGTAGGAGCTTCGGATGGAAGATGGACAGAACTAGCGATGCAATTCTTTCCAAAATCACATTATCTGCTAGTTGAGGCACAAGAAGGACACCGTAAGGATTTAGAGTATTTTCAATCAAAAAAGCAAAATATTTCGATTTGTATGGCTGCTGCTGGAGATGCCGAAGGAGAAATTTATTTTGATGCTTCCGACCTTCACGCAGGATTGGCTTCTAAAGAAAAACTAGATGATTGTATTACTGTTCCTGTTACAACGATAGATTTGCAGGTAGAAAAAAATAAATTACAACCTCCTTTTTGTGTAAAATTAGATACACACGGTTTTGAGATTCCAATTTTGGAAGGAGCAACCAAGACATTAGAACAAGCTGATTTATTAATAATAGAAGTATATAATTTTCAGATTGTACAAAACGATGAAGATGCTTCACAAAATAGCCTTCGTTTTTATGAATTATGCCAATATTTAGATAAAAAAGGCTTTTACTGTGCTGATTTGGTAGATATAATGAGAAGAAAAAAAGATGATATGCTTTGGCAAATGGATATGTTTTTTTATAGAAAAGAGAATAAGGTTTTTGAGAGTAATTCGTATGATTAA
- a CDS encoding YicC/YloC family endoribonuclease produces the protein MLKSMTGYGSSNLENEEYTINTEIKTVNSKYLDCSLRLPKLFADKEIEVKNLAQKILERGKVYINLNYVSKGESISELVVNQQLVSSYYEAMMSSARELNAPTNDIFRIAMMQDNVFIEKANEEAIESHWKAIYQTIEKALLDCNEFRKDEGKSLQNHIEGCLKSIQHSLTEINKIEPRRVEKIRQKLEKNIESVVSSEHFDKNRFEQEVIYYAEKLDIAEEQVRLKTHIDYFLKELAKENTSGKKLNFITQEMGREINTIGSKANDADMQHFVVEMKEELEKIKEQTLNVL, from the coding sequence ATGCTAAAATCAATGACAGGTTATGGAAGTAGCAACCTAGAAAACGAAGAATATACCATCAATACAGAAATAAAAACAGTCAATTCGAAATACTTAGATTGTAGTCTTCGCCTTCCAAAACTGTTTGCAGATAAAGAAATTGAAGTCAAAAATCTAGCTCAAAAAATACTAGAAAGAGGAAAGGTTTATATTAATCTCAATTACGTTTCGAAGGGAGAGAGTATTTCTGAGTTGGTTGTCAATCAGCAGCTTGTAAGTAGTTATTATGAAGCTATGATGAGTTCGGCTAGAGAATTAAATGCGCCGACCAATGATATTTTCAGAATTGCGATGATGCAAGACAATGTTTTTATAGAAAAAGCAAATGAAGAAGCCATCGAATCGCATTGGAAAGCCATTTATCAAACTATTGAAAAGGCTCTTTTGGATTGCAATGAGTTTAGAAAAGACGAAGGAAAATCTTTGCAAAATCATATTGAAGGCTGTTTGAAATCTATTCAACATTCACTTACAGAAATCAATAAAATAGAACCTCGTAGAGTAGAAAAAATCCGTCAAAAATTAGAGAAAAATATTGAAAGCGTAGTCAGTTCAGAACACTTTGATAAAAATCGCTTTGAGCAAGAAGTTATTTATTATGCCGAAAAGTTAGATATTGCCGAAGAACAAGTGCGCTTAAAAACGCATATTGACTACTTTTTGAAAGAATTAGCAAAGGAAAACACTAGTGGTAAGAAGCTAAATTTTATTACGCAAGAAATGGGAAGAGAAATAAATACCATAGGCTCAAAGGCAAACGACGCAGATATGCAACATTTTGTAGTAGAAATGAAGGAAGAGCTAGAGAAAATAAAGGAACAGACTTTGAATGTACTTTAA
- a CDS encoding YceI family protein has protein sequence MKTYHSVFIFAILFVFQSIFSTVFAQRYTLEESKVHFFSSAPMEDIEANNKACKGVIDTKTNAFSFRIPIKSFIFPSSLMQQHFNENYMESEKYPNATFKGKIEGDYNLKTDGTYDVMAVGDLEIHGKKQARKIPSQIIVKNGKASIKSTFNIKLEDHDIEIPSLMFQKIAETIKVDMDSDLKLYEKK, from the coding sequence ATGAAAACTTATCACTCAGTATTTATTTTTGCAATATTATTTGTTTTTCAAAGCATCTTCTCAACTGTTTTTGCACAGCGTTATACGTTGGAAGAAAGTAAAGTACACTTTTTTTCTAGCGCACCGATGGAAGACATAGAAGCCAATAACAAAGCTTGTAAAGGCGTAATTGATACTAAAACTAATGCCTTTTCTTTTCGTATTCCTATCAAATCATTTATTTTTCCATCTTCTCTGATGCAGCAGCATTTTAATGAGAATTATATGGAGAGTGAAAAATATCCAAATGCAACTTTCAAGGGGAAAATAGAAGGAGATTACAACCTTAAAACTGATGGAACGTATGATGTAATGGCTGTTGGAGATTTAGAAATTCATGGCAAAAAACAAGCTCGTAAAATCCCTAGTCAGATAATTGTAAAGAATGGAAAGGCTTCTATCAAAAGTACATTTAATATAAAATTAGAAGACCACGATATAGAAATCCCTTCTCTTATGTTTCAAAAAATAGCTGAAACTATAAAAGTTGATATGGATTCGGATTTGAAGTTGTATGAGAAAAAGTAG
- a CDS encoding DUF5777 family beta-barrel protein — MNRYSLLTTAFLFFSYFLIQFSFAQDDLDALLDEQEEESPTTDYVLGAYKSTRLINLHTTEKVAKGALEFRISHRFGTLDGGGYEFFGLDQATIRLAFEYGISDRVMIGLGRNSFQKTYDGLFKADLLRQSTGEKNMPISLTYVGTAAINTLKPPTGQERTLANRLSYSNQLILSKKFSEGFSFLLAPSWVHRNLVPTENDANDIYALGFGGRIKLTKRTSFNAEYIYRLPVENSPLFDSFYNSLSIGFDIETGGHVFQLHLTNSRSMIEKGFIAETRGDWLDGGIHFGFNLTREFVVNRSKFK, encoded by the coding sequence ATGAATAGATATTCCTTACTTACTACTGCTTTTCTATTTTTCTCTTACTTTTTGATTCAGTTTTCATTTGCTCAAGATGACTTAGACGCTCTTTTAGATGAGCAAGAAGAAGAAAGCCCAACAACTGATTATGTTTTGGGAGCATACAAATCCACTCGCCTTATCAATCTTCACACTACTGAAAAAGTAGCCAAGGGAGCTTTAGAATTTAGAATTTCGCACCGTTTTGGAACTTTAGATGGTGGAGGATATGAGTTTTTTGGCTTAGACCAAGCAACTATTAGGTTGGCTTTTGAATATGGAATAAGTGATAGAGTTATGATAGGTTTGGGTAGAAATTCTTTTCAAAAAACGTATGACGGGCTTTTTAAGGCTGACTTATTACGACAAAGCACTGGCGAAAAAAATATGCCTATTAGTCTGACTTACGTAGGAACAGCAGCTATAAATACGTTAAAACCTCCTACAGGACAAGAGCGAACTCTTGCAAATCGTTTGAGCTATTCTAATCAGCTTATTTTGAGTAAGAAGTTTAGCGAAGGATTTTCGTTTTTACTTGCACCTTCGTGGGTGCATCGCAATCTTGTTCCGACTGAAAATGATGCAAATGATATTTATGCACTTGGTTTTGGAGGTAGAATAAAACTAACCAAAAGAACATCTTTCAATGCTGAATATATTTATCGTTTGCCTGTTGAAAATTCGCCACTTTTTGATTCTTTTTATAATTCTCTTTCAATAGGTTTTGATATTGAAACTGGTGGACACGTATTTCAATTACATCTAACAAACTCTCGTTCGATGATAGAAAAAGGCTTCATTGCCGAAACACGTGGCGACTGGCTAGACGGTGGCATACATTTTGGCTTCAACTTAACAAGAGAATTTGTAGTCAATAGAAGCAAATTCAAATAA